A single region of the Deefgea piscis genome encodes:
- the fliP gene encoding flagellar type III secretion system pore protein FliP (The bacterial flagellar biogenesis protein FliP forms a type III secretion system (T3SS)-type pore required for flagellar assembly.), giving the protein MKRIVLLAGVLLCPVLLAAEPAGIPFMSSSQTAAGTAYSLPIQTLLFMTALGFIPAMLLMMTSFTRIIIVLSLLRQALGTMQSPPNQVIVGLSLFLTLFIMAPTFDKIYATAYQPFSEQKITFNQALEQGAVPLKDFMLKQTRQKDLAFFIEVSGAKAPNGPEDVSLRVLVPAFVTSELKTAFQIGFLVIIPFLIIDLVIASILMAMGMMMVSPVIISLPFKIMLFVLVDGWTLLMGSLVQSFYIPS; this is encoded by the coding sequence ATGAAGAGAATCGTTCTACTCGCTGGGGTATTGCTTTGCCCGGTATTGTTGGCTGCGGAGCCTGCGGGTATACCCTTTATGAGTTCGTCACAAACAGCGGCTGGAACGGCGTATTCTTTGCCGATTCAAACCTTGCTGTTTATGACTGCGCTGGGCTTTATTCCGGCGATGTTGTTGATGATGACGTCGTTTACGCGAATTATCATTGTGCTGTCTTTGTTGCGGCAAGCCTTGGGAACGATGCAAAGTCCGCCCAATCAAGTGATTGTGGGTTTGTCCTTGTTTTTGACGTTGTTTATTATGGCGCCGACTTTTGACAAAATTTACGCCACGGCTTATCAGCCTTTTTCGGAACAGAAAATCACCTTTAATCAAGCCTTAGAACAAGGCGCTGTGCCGCTGAAAGATTTTATGCTCAAGCAAACACGGCAAAAAGACTTGGCGTTTTTTATCGAGGTGTCCGGTGCCAAAGCACCGAATGGCCCAGAAGACGTGAGTTTGCGTGTGTTGGTACCGGCGTTTGTGACTAGCGAGCTCAAAACCGCTTTTCAAATTGGTTTTTTGGTCATTATTCCGTTTTTAATTATTGATTTAGTCATTGCCAGTATTTTGATGGCGATGGGGATGATGATGGTGTCTCCGGTGATTATTTCTTTGCCATTTAAAATTATGTTGTTTGTACTGGTTGATGGCTGGACGCTCTTGATGGGCTCCTTGGTGCAAAGTTTTTATATTCCGAGTTAA
- the fliO gene encoding flagellar biosynthetic protein FliO yields MAATAAQTAPGPGVGQLIQVIFALLLVLACIVGGAWLMRRYALVPGAGNPHLRVVSGVMVGTKERVVIVEVDGTWLVVGVTHQQVNLLHTLDKPADVETTPATPAFAQWLQAAMAKRKTSL; encoded by the coding sequence ATGGCTGCAACGGCAGCGCAAACTGCACCGGGACCGGGTGTTGGGCAGCTGATTCAAGTGATTTTTGCTTTGTTGCTGGTGCTCGCTTGTATTGTTGGCGGCGCTTGGCTGATGCGCCGATATGCCTTAGTGCCGGGGGCTGGTAATCCGCATTTGCGCGTTGTTTCTGGGGTGATGGTGGGCACCAAAGAACGGGTGGTGATTGTTGAGGTGGATGGGACTTGGCTGGTTGTTGGCGTCACTCATCAGCAAGTCAATTTGCTGCATACGCTGGACAAACCCGCCGATGTGGAGACCACGCCAGCAACCCCAGCTTTTGCACAATGGCTGCAAGCGGCAATGGCTAAACGGAAGACCTCATTATGA
- a CDS encoding flagellar basal body-associated FliL family protein, whose product MSEAKAEAAPKSKKNILLIIVAAVLVLILILGGALAFFLLKSPAEGNAEEATAEAAAHGEEKKKEKKKEKKADEHAKPVFAKLQDQPFTVNLSGEAESVLQVEIMVELAEEADKERITSVQPKILDAVNRLLRAKTLEEVKTPQGQEELARQIREKINAILEVEAKDEGVLSVNFTKYFYQ is encoded by the coding sequence ATGTCGGAAGCAAAAGCAGAAGCCGCTCCAAAATCAAAAAAAAATATCCTGCTTATTATCGTTGCTGCTGTATTGGTGTTAATTTTAATTTTAGGTGGTGCACTGGCCTTTTTCTTATTGAAAAGCCCGGCTGAAGGTAATGCCGAAGAAGCAACTGCAGAAGCTGCGGCGCATGGGGAAGAAAAGAAAAAGGAAAAGAAAAAAGAAAAGAAAGCCGATGAGCACGCTAAACCGGTATTTGCTAAATTACAAGATCAGCCATTTACAGTTAATTTAAGCGGAGAGGCTGAGTCGGTATTGCAAGTTGAAATTATGGTTGAACTCGCTGAAGAAGCGGATAAAGAGCGAATTACCTCAGTACAGCCGAAAATATTAGATGCGGTGAATCGCCTGTTGCGAGCAAAAACTTTAGAAGAAGTCAAAACGCCGCAAGGCCAAGAAGAATTAGCGAGACAAATTAGAGAAAAAATTAATGCGATTTTAGAAGTTGAAGCAAAAGACGAAGGCGTGTTAAGCGTTAATTTTACTAAGTATTTTTATCAGTAG
- the flhF gene encoding flagellar biosynthesis protein FlhF, with the protein MLVKKFFGATTRDALRQVRDELGPDALILSNRQVAGGGIEIMAVADADVAALTSIQTVAAAPKPATRAAQNGARLMSSAQQTPVTPHISKALARSYAIPDDEQEPTLDDVPYEIPSVLRSNRAPKTSTTRNETPNEVPFTDYINRPEVVAQPPRAQDKPAPSAPREPQLSQEAERRPVPPRRPVVAEKPLPTFSFEDASAKNAAPVADQAAMQDIAREIRMLRGLLESQMAGMAWGELSKHAPEKLEILRQLLGAGFCAALSRQLIDKMPAAMSLDTGMKWVKAALTHNLPSVSAKDDIVERGGVYALIGPTGVGKTTTVAKLAARCALTYGPQSVALLTTDSYRIGAHDQLRIYGRILGVPVHEVKDETDLQLTLGELTDRHLVLIDTVGMGQRDQRIGEQLAMFGHDNVGTVLLLSANAQASTLDDVARRYKNSHLVGCILTKLDETMALGGCLDVAIRHKLPLHFVTNGQRVPEDLHRANLAYLVDRAFRNPQENSVFQLHKDEYPLFMSTQDIPTDFSLATSPR; encoded by the coding sequence ATGCTGGTTAAAAAATTCTTTGGTGCTACCACTCGTGACGCGCTGCGCCAAGTTCGAGATGAACTCGGCCCAGATGCGTTGATTCTGTCCAACCGGCAAGTGGCGGGTGGCGGGATCGAAATCATGGCGGTGGCCGATGCGGATGTCGCCGCACTTACAAGCATTCAAACCGTCGCAGCTGCGCCCAAACCGGCAACGCGCGCGGCGCAAAATGGCGCGCGCTTAATGAGCTCAGCGCAACAAACCCCGGTCACACCGCATATTTCCAAAGCCTTGGCGCGCTCATACGCCATTCCAGACGATGAACAAGAGCCAACGCTCGACGATGTACCTTATGAAATACCGTCAGTGTTGCGTAGTAATCGTGCGCCCAAAACCAGCACCACTCGCAATGAAACGCCCAATGAAGTGCCATTTACCGATTACATCAATCGGCCCGAAGTAGTCGCTCAACCGCCGCGAGCCCAAGACAAGCCAGCGCCGTCTGCGCCACGCGAACCACAATTAAGCCAAGAAGCAGAACGCCGCCCGGTCCCACCACGCCGTCCTGTAGTGGCTGAAAAACCGTTGCCGACGTTTAGTTTTGAGGATGCGTCGGCTAAAAACGCCGCTCCTGTTGCCGATCAAGCTGCAATGCAAGATATTGCGCGTGAAATTCGCATGCTTCGCGGCTTATTAGAGAGCCAAATGGCAGGCATGGCGTGGGGCGAATTATCCAAACACGCCCCTGAAAAATTAGAAATTTTACGCCAATTACTCGGTGCTGGATTTTGCGCTGCACTGTCGCGTCAGCTCATAGATAAAATGCCAGCAGCGATGAGCTTAGATACCGGTATGAAATGGGTCAAAGCTGCGCTCACCCATAATTTACCCAGCGTTAGCGCCAAAGACGATATCGTTGAACGTGGCGGCGTGTATGCCTTAATTGGCCCAACAGGCGTTGGCAAAACGACGACGGTTGCCAAGCTGGCCGCGCGTTGTGCGCTCACCTACGGCCCACAATCGGTCGCCTTACTCACCACCGATAGCTACCGAATTGGCGCTCACGATCAACTGCGAATTTATGGCCGAATTTTGGGTGTGCCGGTGCATGAAGTTAAAGATGAAACCGATTTACAACTCACGCTCGGCGAGCTCACCGATCGACATTTAGTGCTGATCGACACCGTAGGCATGGGGCAGCGCGATCAACGCATCGGTGAACAATTAGCGATGTTTGGACATGATAATGTCGGCACCGTGTTGTTATTGTCGGCCAATGCCCAAGCCAGCACGCTCGATGATGTGGCTCGGCGCTATAAAAACAGCCATTTAGTCGGCTGCATTTTAACCAAGCTCGATGAAACCATGGCGCTGGGTGGCTGCCTTGATGTAGCGATTCGGCATAAATTGCCGCTGCACTTTGTGACCAATGGTCAGCGCGTGCCGGAAGATCTGCATCGGGCGAATTTGGCCTATCTGGTGGATCGTGCCTTTCGCAATCCACAAGAAAATAGCGTGTTTCAATTGCATAAAGACGAATATCCACTCTTTATGAGTACCCAAGATATTCCGACTGATTTTAGCCTTGCCACTTCGCCACGATGA
- the flhA gene encoding flagellar biosynthesis protein FlhA yields MWRSKLTALAMPALVLMVLGMMILPLPPAVLDFFFTFNIALSIIVLMVSLYTHKPLEFSSFPTVLLMTTLLRLSLNVASTKLVLTEGHAGGDAAGKVIESFGHVLIGDNIAVGIVAFIILTIINFVVITKGAGRIAEVSARFTLDAMPGKQMAIDADLNAGLIGEEEARTRRAQISDEANFFGSMDGASKFVRGDAVAGILVMVINLVGGLLVGMLQHDMLFADAAKTYTLLTIGDGLVAQVPALIISVAAGIVVSRVGTDQDLSDQILGQLFARPQVLYVTAGVLGLLGIIPGMPHIAFLMMAALAGGLAWFAEQNILKAATATATGGALPAGAAPPPPVDAPLQEVSWNDVQTVDPVGLEVGYRLIPLVDRNQDGELLRRIRGIRKKIAQELGFLVPAVHIRDNLELRPNQYRIQLKGVDVGAGEAFVGQWLAINPGNAAGTLPGPATTDPTFGLPATWVDASLRDQAQAMGYTVVDASTVIGTHISNILQSNAAELLGREETQALVDHFAKESPKLIEELVPKVVPIGTLQKILQALLEDGLHIRDLRTIIETLSEQILRTADIDELTSAVRVALGRSIVHQLFAGEQELQVVALEPQLESILLSAASGKSQGGLEPGLAERLLQQAAAMTEQLEMQGINPILITPAQLRPMLSRFLRRSIPGLRVIAHTEIPDSKTLRIINVLGA; encoded by the coding sequence ATGTGGCGTAGCAAACTCACCGCACTGGCCATGCCTGCGCTGGTCTTAATGGTTTTGGGGATGATGATCCTCCCCTTACCACCGGCTGTGCTCGACTTCTTTTTTACTTTCAATATTGCACTCTCGATCATTGTGTTGATGGTCAGCTTATATACCCATAAACCACTCGAATTCTCTAGCTTTCCGACAGTATTGTTGATGACAACGCTACTGCGTTTGTCGCTCAATGTCGCGTCGACCAAGCTGGTGCTCACCGAAGGTCATGCTGGCGGTGATGCTGCTGGTAAAGTCATTGAGTCTTTTGGCCACGTGCTGATTGGCGACAATATTGCCGTCGGGATTGTCGCTTTTATTATTCTGACCATTATTAACTTTGTCGTGATCACCAAAGGTGCTGGGCGTATTGCCGAGGTATCGGCCCGCTTTACCTTAGACGCCATGCCCGGTAAACAAATGGCGATTGATGCCGATTTGAATGCCGGCTTGATTGGCGAAGAAGAAGCGCGAACTCGACGCGCGCAAATTTCTGACGAAGCCAATTTCTTCGGTTCGATGGATGGTGCCAGTAAGTTCGTCCGTGGTGACGCCGTCGCCGGTATTTTAGTGATGGTGATTAACCTCGTTGGTGGCTTGCTAGTCGGCATGTTGCAGCATGATATGTTGTTTGCCGATGCGGCCAAAACCTACACCTTGCTCACCATCGGTGACGGTTTGGTGGCGCAAGTTCCTGCGCTGATTATTTCAGTGGCCGCCGGTATCGTCGTCTCACGCGTCGGTACCGATCAAGATTTATCCGATCAAATTTTGGGTCAATTGTTTGCTCGCCCACAGGTGCTCTACGTCACCGCTGGCGTTTTGGGCCTACTCGGTATTATTCCGGGGATGCCGCACATTGCGTTCTTAATGATGGCAGCACTCGCCGGCGGTTTAGCTTGGTTTGCCGAACAAAATATCCTCAAAGCGGCAACGGCCACCGCCACAGGTGGCGCACTGCCAGCGGGCGCAGCTCCGCCGCCACCGGTGGATGCGCCATTACAAGAAGTCAGCTGGAATGATGTGCAAACGGTCGATCCGGTTGGGTTAGAAGTTGGTTATCGACTGATTCCCTTAGTAGATCGCAATCAAGATGGTGAACTATTGCGCCGCATACGCGGGATTAGAAAAAAAATAGCCCAAGAGTTGGGCTTTCTAGTACCGGCAGTACATATTCGCGACAATCTCGAACTGCGCCCCAATCAATACCGGATTCAACTAAAAGGCGTTGACGTTGGCGCTGGCGAAGCCTTTGTCGGGCAATGGCTGGCGATTAATCCAGGCAATGCCGCCGGCACTTTACCGGGCCCAGCCACCACCGACCCGACTTTTGGTCTGCCTGCGACTTGGGTTGACGCCAGCTTACGCGATCAAGCGCAAGCGATGGGTTACACCGTGGTCGATGCGTCAACCGTTATCGGTACACATATCTCGAATATCTTGCAATCGAATGCCGCTGAATTACTCGGCCGTGAAGAAACCCAAGCACTGGTGGATCACTTTGCCAAAGAATCGCCCAAATTGATTGAAGAGCTGGTACCCAAGGTGGTGCCGATTGGTACGCTGCAAAAAATATTGCAAGCGCTACTCGAAGATGGTCTGCATATTCGTGATTTACGCACCATTATCGAAACGCTGAGCGAACAGATTTTACGCACCGCCGATATCGACGAATTAACCTCGGCAGTGCGGGTTGCATTAGGGCGATCGATTGTTCATCAATTATTTGCAGGGGAACAAGAGCTCCAAGTTGTCGCATTAGAACCACAACTAGAAAGCATTTTACTCTCGGCCGCCAGTGGCAAATCGCAAGGCGGCTTAGAACCCGGCCTTGCCGAGCGCTTGCTCCAACAAGCCGCCGCGATGACCGAGCAACTGGAAATGCAAGGCATTAATCCCATTTTAATTACCCCAGCGCAATTAAGACCGATGTTATCGCGCTTTTTACGCCGTTCAATTCCCGGATTACGCGTCATTGCGCATACCGAGATTCCAGACAGTAAAACTTTACGCATTATTAATGTCTTAGGTGCTTAA
- a CDS encoding MinD/ParA family ATP-binding protein, with protein MPKRWPDQAAGLRQLVATPSCRTISLSGGRGDAGTTSLVINLAAALADRQRQVVVLDEFTGLHNIAHRLHLTPRFALEQVIRREARLLDTLIESQYGFGILPIAAPPHLLAQLNDNEQRGLASEFAQLTESLDYLLLDTRPAVAQGVPSLSLAADDVVIVLSNRAESLTDAYATIKQLATEYARRDFRVLVNRVASLGEAMTLFDRVRAVAQQYLGEEIQLKLIGYVPEDEWLNRATRLGRPVLEAFPDAEASAAIRQLADALLRWAPPRQAQGNMASFIYRLIESSRLLANRIDHAPY; from the coding sequence GTGCCTAAACGCTGGCCAGACCAAGCCGCAGGTTTACGGCAACTTGTTGCCACGCCCAGCTGCCGCACCATTAGTTTATCGGGTGGCCGTGGCGATGCGGGCACCACTAGCTTGGTGATTAATTTAGCCGCCGCCTTGGCTGATCGACAAAGACAGGTCGTAGTGTTGGATGAATTTACCGGTTTACACAATATTGCCCATCGCTTGCATTTAACCCCGCGCTTTGCGCTGGAGCAGGTGATACGACGTGAAGCACGGCTACTCGATACCTTGATTGAGAGCCAATACGGTTTTGGCATTTTACCGATTGCCGCCCCGCCGCATTTACTCGCTCAGCTCAACGACAACGAACAACGCGGCTTGGCGAGTGAATTTGCGCAACTGACCGAATCGCTAGATTACCTCTTACTCGACACCCGCCCTGCTGTGGCGCAAGGTGTACCTAGCTTATCGCTTGCCGCTGACGATGTGGTCATTGTGCTCTCCAATCGAGCCGAATCCCTCACCGATGCATATGCCACCATTAAGCAATTGGCGACCGAATATGCGCGGCGTGATTTTCGCGTGTTGGTCAATCGCGTTGCCAGCTTAGGCGAAGCCATGACTTTGTTTGATCGCGTTCGCGCAGTGGCCCAGCAATATTTGGGGGAAGAAATTCAACTCAAATTGATTGGTTATGTGCCAGAAGATGAATGGCTTAACCGCGCCACACGCCTTGGCCGTCCGGTGCTGGAAGCCTTTCCTGATGCCGAGGCCAGCGCGGCGATTCGCCAGCTGGCTGACGCCTTATTACGCTGGGCGCCACCACGCCAAGCACAAGGCAATATGGCGAGCTTTATTTATCGCTTAATCGAATCATCACGTTTACTGGCCAATCGAATCGATCATGCGCCCTACTGA
- the fliM gene encoding flagellar motor switch protein FliM, which produces MADDILSQEEVDALLRGVTGEEDDGADDVDLTAVRNYDIGRQERIVRGRMPTLEIINERFARNLRIALYNFMRRNAEISVGPIRVQKYSEFIRNLVVPTNLNMIQMKPLRGTGLFIFDPNFVFLVVDNLFGSDGRYHVRVEGRDFTPTEQRIIQRLLEVVFEEYQKAWKPVFECEFSYMRSEMNTQFANIATPTEVVVAYTFKIELGAGGGDFHICLPYSMIEPIRDMLYSSMQTDRIESDNRWSSLLRKQLHHADVNLVATLGNAKITLGDILNLKTGDVISLEIPEAIIASVDSVPVLECKYGILNGQYALKVDKVLGSAEALNGVQDEENSGEGNG; this is translated from the coding sequence ATGGCAGACGATATTCTTTCTCAAGAAGAGGTCGATGCGCTACTGCGCGGTGTGACTGGTGAAGAGGACGATGGTGCTGATGACGTCGATCTAACGGCTGTCCGCAATTATGATATTGGTCGACAAGAACGGATTGTGCGTGGGCGGATGCCGACGCTGGAAATTATTAATGAGCGTTTTGCGCGGAACTTACGGATAGCCTTATATAACTTTATGCGCCGCAACGCCGAAATTAGTGTCGGCCCAATTCGGGTGCAAAAATACAGTGAATTTATTCGCAATTTAGTCGTCCCAACCAATTTGAATATGATTCAAATGAAGCCATTACGCGGGACTGGCTTATTTATTTTTGATCCGAATTTTGTTTTTTTGGTAGTGGATAACTTATTTGGCTCGGATGGTCGTTACCACGTTAGGGTTGAGGGGCGAGACTTTACTCCGACTGAACAAAGAATTATTCAGCGCTTGCTCGAAGTTGTGTTTGAAGAATATCAAAAAGCGTGGAAGCCGGTTTTTGAGTGTGAATTTAGCTATATGCGCTCAGAAATGAATACGCAATTTGCCAATATTGCGACACCGACCGAAGTGGTGGTGGCGTATACCTTTAAAATTGAATTGGGTGCTGGCGGCGGTGATTTTCATATTTGCTTACCGTATTCAATGATCGAACCGATTCGAGATATGCTGTATAGCTCGATGCAAACGGATCGTATCGAATCGGATAATCGCTGGTCATCGTTGTTACGCAAACAATTACATCATGCGGATGTCAATCTGGTGGCAACCTTGGGTAACGCGAAAATTACTTTGGGCGACATTTTAAATTTAAAGACGGGCGATGTGATTTCTTTGGAAATTCCAGAAGCCATTATTGCATCAGTGGATAGCGTGCCAGTGCTTGAGTGTAAGTATGGTATTCTTAACGGTCAATATGCATTAAAAGTCGACAAAGTGCTGGGCTCGGCCGAGGCTTTGAACGGCGTGCAAGACGAAGAGAATAGCGGAGAAGGTAATGGCTGA
- the fliN gene encoding flagellar motor switch protein FliN, translating to MAEETTGAAENPDDIMDDWAAALAEQEVTDAASDSSSTVQAADIFQRFDTAAAPTNAPNNIDMILDIPVNLTVELGRTKIAIRSLLQLAQGSVVELDGMAGEPMDVLVNGCLIAQGEVVVVNDKFGIRLTDIITPAERIRRLHK from the coding sequence ATGGCTGAAGAAACCACGGGCGCAGCAGAAAATCCTGATGATATTATGGATGATTGGGCGGCCGCCCTCGCCGAACAAGAAGTGACCGACGCTGCCAGCGATAGCAGCAGTACTGTACAGGCTGCAGATATCTTTCAGCGTTTTGATACTGCGGCTGCGCCCACCAATGCGCCGAATAATATTGATATGATTTTGGATATTCCGGTCAATTTGACGGTGGAGCTGGGGCGTACCAAAATTGCCATTCGTAGTTTATTACAGCTAGCACAAGGCTCAGTGGTTGAGCTCGATGGGATGGCCGGTGAGCCTATGGATGTGCTGGTGAATGGATGTTTGATTGCTCAGGGTGAGGTTGTAGTGGTGAATGATAAATTTGGTATTCGACTCACTGATATTATTACTCCTGCTGAGCGCATCCGTCGCTTGCATAAATAA
- the flhB gene encoding flagellar biosynthesis protein FlhB, with protein MAEDSDLEKTEPASPKRIEDARKKGQVPRSHELTTFATLMAGLVAVFVLAPDIFHSIREIMIDNLSFDRTDLISAKQMPEALMAAMRIALIALLPIFAACALVAIMIPIAIGGWIFSTEALGPNFEKLSPIAGIGRIFSVRTIIETLKTILKSGLIGGIAGWILWDEKEQFISLIAMPPDVGFYMLWQMLKYTLLMTVSGMAIIVLIDVPYQLWDYYKGLRMTKEDVRQENKESEGDPHVKGRIRQLQREAARKRMMAEIPKANVVVTNPTHYAVAIQYDEAMRAPKVVAKGSFLLAERIIELAKEHKVTVVRTPPFARALYHHAQLGEEIPAALYTAAAEVLAYIYQLNQYQKEGGLAPTLNTDLPVPAELDPES; from the coding sequence ATGGCAGAAGATTCAGACCTAGAAAAAACCGAACCGGCCTCCCCCAAGCGCATAGAAGATGCGCGCAAAAAGGGGCAGGTCCCACGTTCTCACGAGCTCACCACCTTTGCCACCCTGATGGCAGGGCTGGTGGCGGTGTTTGTACTCGCGCCGGATATATTTCACTCAATCCGCGAAATCATGATCGACAACCTCAGCTTTGATCGCACAGATTTAATCAGCGCCAAACAAATGCCCGAAGCCTTAATGGCGGCAATGCGCATTGCACTGATTGCCTTATTGCCTATTTTTGCCGCCTGCGCCTTAGTGGCCATCATGATCCCTATCGCCATTGGTGGCTGGATTTTTAGTACCGAAGCGCTGGGGCCCAACTTTGAAAAACTCAGTCCAATCGCTGGTATTGGCCGGATCTTCTCGGTACGTACCATTATTGAAACGCTGAAAACGATTTTAAAATCGGGATTAATCGGTGGCATTGCCGGCTGGATTTTATGGGATGAGAAAGAACAATTTATTAGTCTGATTGCCATGCCGCCCGATGTTGGCTTTTATATGTTGTGGCAAATGCTCAAATACACCCTCTTGATGACAGTTAGCGGAATGGCGATCATTGTCTTAATCGATGTGCCATATCAACTTTGGGATTATTACAAAGGCCTCAGAATGACCAAAGAGGACGTTCGCCAAGAAAACAAAGAGTCTGAAGGTGATCCGCATGTCAAAGGGCGGATTCGCCAATTACAAAGAGAAGCTGCTCGTAAGCGCATGATGGCGGAAATCCCCAAAGCCAATGTGGTGGTCACCAACCCAACGCATTATGCGGTTGCGATTCAATACGATGAAGCGATGCGCGCGCCCAAAGTGGTGGCCAAAGGGTCTTTTTTATTGGCTGAGCGCATTATTGAATTGGCCAAAGAACACAAAGTCACCGTTGTACGCACGCCACCTTTTGCCCGAGCGCTGTATCACCATGCCCAATTGGGCGAAGAAATTCCTGCTGCGTTGTATACTGCCGCTGCTGAGGTTTTAGCCTACATCTACCAGCTTAATCAATATCAAAAAGAAGGCGGCTTAGCGCCAACACTCAATACCGATTTACCCGTTCCTGCCGAACTCGACCCTGAGTCATAA
- a CDS encoding flagellar hook-length control protein FliK yields the protein MATTSAVPVQVQAPVSRAVESRTAREASQSSDFKDEFKRELGRDRAEAPAPTPTDKVAAKSDKKEETPASESPQAQAAVLDPWLAMLQNTLVAPTSTSVALTEEAAPLSDLATDPEAQNPAVFNPLTALMVKNPASTSENTDSAKLGTDKQANQAASSALAAMSQPKVDATETANLAVDTAKLNATAVIETPLELMPNTDFKTQLTALHEQRSLATNNPVSSAVPNKEVAVPVHHLAEPVGQMRWGDALAQRVGLMLGRQEQQIQMQLNPAHLGPMEVQLNLAQDQASVVFSSQNAAVRDALAAAMPRLTALLAEQGFTLSNVQVASDTLQQHQQQAQQNQSQWGGMNQGQQQASHGRELGLTYGMAAGLLDENPLESSMVRQPIQKGGLNLFV from the coding sequence ATGGCAACAACTTCAGCTGTGCCAGTGCAAGTTCAAGCTCCTGTGAGCCGTGCAGTTGAGTCGCGTACTGCGCGTGAAGCGAGTCAAAGCAGTGACTTTAAAGATGAATTTAAGCGTGAATTAGGCCGTGATCGGGCAGAAGCGCCTGCGCCGACGCCGACAGATAAAGTCGCAGCAAAATCGGACAAGAAAGAAGAAACCCCAGCAAGCGAATCGCCGCAAGCGCAAGCGGCAGTGCTTGATCCTTGGTTAGCCATGCTACAAAACACGCTGGTTGCGCCGACTAGCACCAGCGTGGCGCTGACTGAGGAAGCGGCACCACTGAGTGATCTTGCCACTGATCCTGAAGCACAAAATCCAGCAGTATTCAATCCATTGACTGCCCTGATGGTTAAAAATCCAGCAAGCACTAGCGAAAATACCGATAGCGCTAAACTGGGCACTGACAAGCAAGCCAATCAAGCCGCATCCTCAGCACTTGCCGCAATGTCACAGCCTAAAGTGGATGCAACTGAAACGGCAAACCTTGCCGTCGATACGGCAAAATTAAACGCCACTGCAGTCATCGAAACGCCATTAGAGTTAATGCCCAATACCGACTTTAAAACGCAATTGACTGCGCTGCATGAGCAGCGAAGCCTTGCTACAAACAACCCTGTAAGCAGTGCTGTACCGAATAAGGAAGTCGCTGTACCAGTGCATCACTTGGCTGAGCCGGTTGGTCAAATGCGCTGGGGTGATGCCCTGGCGCAACGTGTTGGGCTGATGCTGGGTCGGCAAGAGCAACAAATTCAAATGCAATTGAATCCAGCGCATTTAGGGCCAATGGAAGTGCAGCTGAATCTGGCGCAAGATCAAGCGAGTGTGGTGTTTAGTTCGCAAAATGCTGCGGTTCGCGATGCCCTTGCTGCAGCCATGCCGCGCTTGACCGCTTTATTGGCCGAACAAGGCTTTACTTTAAGTAATGTGCAAGTGGCTTCAGATACTTTGCAGCAGCATCAACAGCAAGCACAACAAAACCAATCGCAATGGGGAGGGATGAATCAAGGTCAGCAGCAAGCTTCTCATGGTCGAGAACTGGGATTAACTTATGGAATGGCTGCGGGTTTGCTTGATGAAAACCCTCTGGAATCATCGATGGTGCGCCAGCCAATTCAAAAAGGGGGCTTGAATTTATTTGTCTGA